In the Wyeomyia smithii strain HCP4-BCI-WySm-NY-G18 chromosome 2, ASM2978416v1, whole genome shotgun sequence genome, one interval contains:
- the LOC129725302 gene encoding proteasome subunit alpha type-4: MARRYDSRTTIFSPEGRLYQVEYAMEAISHAGTSLGILAKDGILLAAERRNTNKLLDSVIFSEKIYKLNDDMVCSVAGITSDANVLTNLLRVIAQRYQLNYGEAMPCEQLVSHLCDVKQAYTQYGGKRPFGVSILYMGWDKHYGYQLYQSDPSGNYGGWKATCIGNNSAAAVSALKQELGDAEITLSHAQDLAVKILSKTLDMTKLTSEKIEMAVLTRENEKTIIKILTNTEVDALIAKHEKVEAEAEAAKKEKLAQKTEKS; encoded by the exons ATG GCTCGTCGGTATGATTCGAGAACCACTATTTTTTCTCCAGAGGGTCGTTTGTATCAAGTTGAGTATGCCATGGAAGCTATTTCCCATGCTGGAACGTCGCTAGGAATATTAGCTAAGGATGGTATATTGTTAGCTGCCGAAAGGAGAAATACCAATAAACTATTAGATAGTGTTATTTTCTCTGAAAAAATCTATAAGCTGAATGA TGATATGGTTTGCTCAGTAGCTGGTATCACTTCCGACGCTAACGTATTAACAAATTTATTGCGAGTGATTGCCCAACGGTACCAACTAAATTATGGTGAAGCCATGCCTTGCGAACAACTAGTGTCACATTTGTGCGATGTAAAACAAGCTTATACACAATACGGTGGAAAACGTCCATTTGGGGTATCCATTCTATACATGGGCTGGGATAAACATTATGGATATCAGCTTTATCAATCGGATCCGAGCGGAAACTACGGTGGTTGGAAAGCTACATGTATTGGTAACAACTCTGCG GCTGCAGTTTCAGCTCTTAAGCAAGAACTTGGGGATGCTGAGATTACATTGTCACATGCGCAGGATcttgcagtgaaaattctttCCAAAACACTTGATATGACCAAGTTAACATCCGAGAAAA TTGAAATGGCAGTACTAACAAGGGAAAACGAGAAAACAATAATTAAAATTCTCACCAATACAGAGGTAGATGCCTTGATTGCGAAACATGAAAAGGTTGAAGCTGAGGCGGAAGCAGCAAAGAAAGAAAAGTTAGCccagaaaaccgaaaaatcataa